The following proteins are encoded in a genomic region of Nitrospirota bacterium:
- a CDS encoding TIR domain-containing protein — protein sequence MDENELLEVINKAYENKAKELDLASEELTSLPPEIGKLKNLLRLDLSRNQLTSLQPEFGNLNKSLAFWVDDNPLVTPPIEIARNGINAIREFFDSLEKQSTITVASPVLYTSIIATAEQKPEIEKRYEAKLIIVGQGDVGKTSILRRLIDNSFSETQETTKGIEIKSLTLKIQDNQNIKLNVWDFGGQEIYHATHQFFLTKRSVYMLVWDARQEDEYGRIEHWLNTIKVFGVGSPVILVLNKYDEYAGDINLKDLKERFPGIIQGFYRVSCKEPDKVHDSFDKLKADIAEIAAQLPHMGSDWPQPWIKIREQLENDTRNHIEYSEFQKLCNENGIEAGKENVLDEYLHDLGVFLHFKDDLTLHNTIIIKPSWGTNAVYKVVSSRAVIEGKGILHKNDLTDIWKKEDGYPKEKHDVLLNLMKRLELSFQIEKKENHVIASALTKESVDIDWDLKGSVKVIYEYDFLPKTVIPRFIVRAHELIKRDENQNYLCWRTGAILQKIDNGNKTKAYIRAYPNDRKIEITIAGDKKREILTTIRNHFESIHEITKNLKADLKVPCPCFKDCKYLFEYDFLTQMEIQGELKVNCGKTAKPVSLKELLEHTKKYDVFISHARKDKDTIENEILRDLKTKGISYWIDHEKIGFGERIIEKIEEGLKDSKHIMPCLSENLGKSNWCRAEYESVLYDIFSKKTDKRVIPLRLDNCGDDDISPFLRGLKMAKYKGDNSYNELLDFLAEQ from the coding sequence ATGGATGAAAATGAACTATTAGAAGTAATCAATAAAGCGTATGAAAATAAAGCTAAAGAACTAGACTTGGCTAGTGAAGAACTAACAAGCCTCCCACCTGAGATTGGAAAACTTAAGAATTTGCTTAGACTTGATTTATCTAGAAACCAACTAACGAGTCTCCAGCCTGAGTTTGGAAACCTTAATAAATCACTTGCATTTTGGGTAGATGACAACCCACTTGTAACCCCGCCGATAGAGATAGCAAGAAATGGCATTAATGCGATAAGAGAATTTTTTGACTCATTAGAAAAGCAAAGTACAATTACAGTGGCATCACCAGTTTTATATACATCCATTATTGCTACAGCAGAACAAAAACCAGAAATTGAAAAACGATATGAAGCAAAGTTAATAATTGTTGGGCAGGGTGACGTTGGAAAGACAAGTATTTTAAGAAGACTAATTGATAACAGTTTTTCAGAAACTCAGGAAACAACAAAAGGAATAGAAATAAAGTCGTTAACTTTAAAAATTCAAGACAATCAGAATATAAAGTTAAATGTGTGGGATTTTGGCGGACAGGAGATTTACCACGCAACCCATCAGTTTTTCCTGACAAAGCGCTCTGTTTATATGCTTGTATGGGATGCCAGACAAGAGGACGAATACGGCAGAATTGAACACTGGCTTAACACCATTAAGGTATTCGGTGTGGGCAGTCCGGTTATTTTAGTTCTTAATAAGTACGACGAATACGCAGGTGATATTAATTTAAAAGATTTAAAAGAGAGATTCCCCGGTATCATACAAGGTTTTTATCGCGTAAGTTGTAAAGAACCTGATAAGGTTCATGATAGTTTTGATAAACTGAAAGCCGATATAGCTGAGATAGCCGCCCAGTTGCCACATATGGGTAGTGATTGGCCGCAGCCATGGATAAAAATCAGAGAGCAATTAGAAAATGATACAAGAAACCATATTGAGTATTCAGAATTTCAAAAGCTGTGCAATGAAAACGGAATTGAAGCAGGTAAGGAAAATGTGCTTGATGAATATCTTCATGATTTAGGCGTGTTTTTACATTTTAAAGACGATTTGACACTGCACAATACGATAATTATAAAACCATCATGGGGCACTAATGCGGTCTATAAGGTTGTGTCGTCAAGAGCAGTTATAGAAGGAAAAGGGATTTTACATAAGAACGATTTGACTGATATTTGGAAAAAAGAGGATGGCTATCCAAAAGAAAAACACGATGTACTTCTTAATTTAATGAAAAGGTTAGAGTTATCATTTCAAATAGAGAAAAAAGAAAATCACGTCATAGCTAGCGCTTTAACCAAAGAAAGCGTTGACATAGACTGGGATTTAAAGGGCAGCGTAAAGGTCATATATGAATATGACTTTTTACCAAAAACGGTTATCCCAAGGTTTATTGTAAGAGCCCATGAATTAATCAAACGAGATGAAAACCAAAATTATTTATGCTGGCGTACTGGTGCGATATTACAGAAAATTGATAACGGCAATAAAACAAAAGCTTATATAAGAGCATATCCAAACGACAGGAAAATAGAGATTACAATAGCTGGAGATAAAAAACGTGAAATTTTGACTACTATAAGAAATCACTTTGAGAGTATTCATGAAATAACCAAAAATCTTAAGGCTGATTTAAAAGTGCCATGCCCGTGTTTTAAAGACTGTAAGTACCTATTTGAATATGATTTTCTCACTCAGATGGAAATTCAGGGCGAACTCAAAGTTAACTGTGGTAAAACTGCCAAACCTGTATCACTTAAAGAGCTTCTTGAACATACAAAAAAGTACGATGTGTTTATTAGCCACGCCCGTAAAGATAAGGACACAATTGAAAATGAGATATTGCGTGATTTGAAAACTAAAGGGATAAGCTATTGGATTGATCATGAAAAGATAGGATTTGGCGAGAGGATCATAGAAAAGATAGAAGAGGGGTTGAAAGACAGTAAGCACATTATGCCCTGCCTAAGCGAAAATCTTGGAAAATCAAATTGGTGTAGAGCCGAATATGAATCTGTTTTATACGATATTTTTTCTAAAAAAACAGATAAAAGAGTAATTCCTTTAAGGCTGGATAATTGTGGTGACGATGATATTTCTCCTTTTCTCAGAGGTCTCAAAATGGCGAAATATAAAGGAGATAATTCTTATAACGAATTACTGGACTTTCTTGCAGAACAGTAG
- a CDS encoding tetratricopeptide repeat protein: MKLKQIHNIINKFTGLLNIRLIKISVIIVLAVLAYSNTLNSPFVLDDHNLENLCQYRDFTEMRFVTETSFFLNCKLHGLKPPGYHIVNILIHIINGLLLFAFSLLTLNAVSGKSTAESSERAINENVAFLIALIFTLHPNQIQAVTYIIQRYSSLVTLMYLSSLVFYALWRRTGCGDPKIKLKKYVFYALSLFFALVSVKTKESAITLPVILTAYEFLFFKGKVTKRIFFLIPFYVIIPLILIKLGTFGIHLDLSKVNDFSSVDKSLSYSATRNPLYVYSAGENFFTQIRAVVTYIKMLIFPVNQTLIYYYPVSKVFSDYRVILSGVFVLIILSYLAVLIFDSFKKKNDDNNRLFYKLAAFGILWFFINISPQLLVAVKEWVLLQYRAYLPSAGFSLFVGALAFRFLRKFGEKVIVIISLGIAIILTLTTYTNNVHWQSEITLWEDNVRKAPQHPLPYNFLANAYFNKYRYDEALRAAKQAIELNINDYQSINLTGYIYEHLGEINDAKSAYELAIKTNPLFAPPYINLGNIYASQGQYDEALKLYEKALQLKSDLAQTYNNIGNIYLKRGVLKKALENYKKAIAITPAFAVAHNNLGALYLKQGLIEEAVSEFAIALEYQPDYADAARNLNSIKCNPGLVLH; this comes from the coding sequence ATGAAATTAAAACAAATTCATAATATCATTAACAAGTTTACCGGTCTTTTAAATATTAGGCTGATTAAAATATCTGTTATTATTGTCTTAGCAGTACTTGCTTATAGCAATACTTTAAATTCACCATTTGTACTTGATGACCACAACCTCGAAAATCTTTGTCAGTACAGAGACTTTACCGAGATGAGGTTTGTAACCGAAACAAGTTTCTTTTTAAATTGTAAACTCCACGGACTCAAGCCACCTGGCTATCATATTGTTAATATTTTGATTCATATAATAAACGGTCTTCTTTTATTTGCTTTTAGTTTGCTTACATTGAATGCTGTATCAGGAAAATCTACTGCAGAAAGTTCAGAAAGAGCAATAAATGAAAATGTAGCTTTCCTGATTGCTTTAATTTTTACACTACATCCGAATCAAATTCAGGCAGTGACGTATATCATACAGAGGTATTCCTCGTTAGTTACATTGATGTACTTGTCGTCGTTGGTGTTTTATGCTTTATGGCGGAGGACCGGCTGTGGTGATCCTAAGATAAAATTAAAAAAATACGTGTTTTATGCTTTGTCACTGTTTTTTGCTTTGGTTTCAGTTAAGACCAAAGAATCTGCCATTACGCTTCCTGTGATACTTACCGCCTATGAATTTTTATTTTTTAAGGGTAAAGTGACAAAACGAATATTTTTTCTTATTCCTTTCTATGTAATTATTCCTTTAATTTTAATAAAATTAGGAACATTCGGCATCCATCTCGACTTAAGTAAAGTTAATGACTTCAGCTCCGTTGATAAATCCCTTAGCTATTCTGCCACAAGAAACCCTCTGTATGTTTATTCAGCCGGAGAAAACTTCTTTACCCAGATAAGAGCGGTTGTAACTTATATAAAAATGCTAATCTTTCCGGTTAACCAAACCCTCATATACTACTATCCGGTCTCAAAGGTTTTTTCAGACTACCGGGTGATTTTATCCGGAGTTTTTGTTCTGATAATTCTTAGCTATTTAGCAGTCTTAATTTTTGATTCGTTTAAAAAGAAAAATGATGATAACAACCGTCTCTTTTACAAATTAGCAGCCTTTGGAATTTTATGGTTTTTTATTAATATTTCACCTCAGCTACTGGTTGCCGTAAAAGAATGGGTATTGCTTCAGTACAGGGCATATTTGCCATCGGCAGGATTTTCTCTTTTTGTGGGAGCTTTAGCATTCAGATTTTTGCGGAAATTCGGAGAGAAAGTAATAGTAATAATCTCTTTAGGAATAGCGATTATTTTAACTCTTACGACTTATACAAATAATGTACACTGGCAAAGCGAGATAACATTGTGGGAGGATAATGTCAGAAAAGCACCGCAGCATCCCCTTCCCTACAATTTTTTAGCAAACGCATATTTCAACAAATATCGCTACGACGAAGCACTCAGAGCAGCTAAACAAGCTATAGAGTTAAACATAAACGACTATCAGTCAATCAACCTGACAGGATATATTTATGAACACCTTGGAGAGATTAATGATGCTAAGAGCGCTTATGAACTGGCAATAAAAACGAATCCCCTTTTTGCTCCGCCTTACATCAATCTTGGAAATATTTATGCCTCACAAGGGCAATACGACGAAGCACTTAAGCTGTATGAAAAAGCATTACAATTAAAATCCGATCTTGCTCAAACTTATAATAACATTGGCAATATTTATCTTAAACGCGGCGTGCTTAAGAAAGCACTGGAAAATTACAAAAAAGCCATAGCTATAACTCCAGCCTTTGCAGTGGCTCATAACAACCTAGGTGCACTTTATTTAAAACAGGGACTTATAGAGGAGGCAGTGTCAGAATTTGCAATAGCGTTAGAATATCAACCCGATTATGCAGATGCTGCCCGTAATCTAAATTCCATTAAATGTAATCCAGGTTTAGTTTTGCACTAA
- a CDS encoding sigma-54-dependent Fis family transcriptional regulator, with the protein MKEGQTRTCFNKLIGKSQEMQRLYSIIEKVASSDSTILIMGESGTGKELVAKAIHFLSVRAENPFVPVNCGAIPKELLESELFGHEKGAFTGAICARKGRFELADTGTIFLDEIGELHPSLQVKLLRVLQEREYERVGGVKTVKGDVRILAATNKNLEEATKRGEFREDLYYRLNVIPVKISPLRNRKEDIPILRDHFIKIYSDKRAIEHIVVNDDAMELLVKYNWPGNVRELETLIERFTILTENGVVTLEDLPERFFPANPHTSVMSSGGLSQLPPEGIDLNSFLDDIETNIIHQALERSQGVKSKAAALLGLNRTTFIEKLKKKGIDTIKSGDSQ; encoded by the coding sequence ATGAAAGAAGGACAGACCAGAACATGTTTTAATAAGTTAATCGGTAAGTCTCAGGAGATGCAGCGTCTTTATTCGATAATAGAGAAGGTGGCATCCTCAGATAGTACCATTTTGATAATGGGAGAGAGTGGAACTGGTAAGGAGTTGGTGGCTAAGGCGATTCATTTTTTAAGTGTAAGGGCAGAGAATCCTTTTGTACCTGTTAATTGTGGTGCAATTCCTAAAGAATTACTTGAGTCTGAACTCTTTGGCCACGAAAAGGGTGCTTTTACTGGCGCCATTTGTGCACGCAAAGGACGCTTTGAACTTGCCGATACAGGCACGATTTTTCTTGATGAAATTGGTGAGCTGCACCCATCCCTGCAGGTAAAACTCCTCAGAGTTCTGCAAGAAAGGGAATATGAAAGGGTAGGGGGAGTTAAAACCGTAAAGGGCGATGTCCGAATATTGGCTGCCACAAATAAGAATCTTGAGGAGGCTACAAAGCGCGGAGAGTTCAGAGAGGATCTCTACTACAGACTAAACGTCATACCTGTTAAGATATCGCCTCTTAGGAACAGAAAAGAAGATATTCCTATTCTAAGAGACCATTTTATAAAGATATACTCCGACAAAAGAGCTATAGAGCATATTGTGGTTAATGACGACGCTATGGAGCTTTTAGTGAAGTATAACTGGCCTGGAAACGTCAGGGAACTTGAAACCCTTATAGAGCGTTTCACCATACTGACGGAAAACGGGGTCGTAACTCTTGAGGATCTACCGGAGAGGTTTTTTCCTGCTAATCCTCACACGTCTGTTATGTCATCAGGCGGCTTATCCCAACTTCCCCCTGAGGGGATAGATTTGAACTCCTTTCTTGATGACATAGAAACCAATATAATACACCAAGCACTGGAACGCTCTCAGGGAGTGAAAAGTAAGGCCGCTGCTCTTTTGGGTTTAAACAGGACCACCTTTATAGAGAAATTAAAAAAGAAGGGAATAGATACTATAAAGTCTGGTGATTCACAATGA